A stretch of the Cucurbita pepo subsp. pepo cultivar mu-cu-16 chromosome LG16, ASM280686v2, whole genome shotgun sequence genome encodes the following:
- the LOC111776762 gene encoding formimidoyltransferase-cyclodeaminase-like, producing the protein MSKLVLACCKVYISESRNKVALESIERAAKLFPDAPIINKFTDEVYNRVGYTLVSNLPLKPSGKSCSLRSAVLNMIKAAFSSINFDSHCGSHPRLGVVDHICFHPLASASLDDAAMIARSLAADVGCGLQVPTFLYGAAHEEGRKLATIRRDLGYFKPNSDGLQWAGGLQSDPLPVNPDEGPAKASKATGVVVIGATKWVDNYNVPIFTTNIAATRKISKQVSERGGGLPSVQAMALAHDEGIIEVACNLLEPTKVSGKMVQLEVERLAQNECLAVGEGYFTDLSQEAIIQRYLKLLSG; encoded by the exons ATGTCAAAATTGGTTCTTGCTTGCTGCAAGGTTTACATTTCTGAAAGCAGAAACAAGGTTGCGCTGGAGTCAATTGAACGAGCTGCCAAGCTCTTCCCTGATGCACCCATTATCAACAAGTTCACAGATGAGGTTTACAACAGAGTTGGATATACCCTTGTTTCCAATCTCCCATTAAAGCCATCTGGAAAGTCATGTTCCCTCAGAAGTGCTGTCCTGAACATGATTAAGGCTGCATTTTCGTCCATCAACTTCGACTCGCATTGTGGCAGCCACCCTCGACTCGGAGTTGTGGATCATATATGCTTTCATCCCTTGGCTTCTGCTTCCTTGGATGATGCTGCTATGATTGCAAGGTCTCTGGCAGCTGACGTTGGATGTGGTCTACAAG TCCCAACATTTCTCTACGGAGCAGCTCATGAAGAGGGAAGGAAGCTAGCCACGATCAGAAGAGACCTTGGCTATTTCAAGCCAAATTCCGACGGCTTACAATGGGCTGGAGGGCTGCAATCAGATCCATTGCCAGTGAACCCAGATGAAGGTCCAGCTAAAGCAAGTAAAGCAACAGGCGTTGTGGTAATTGGAGCAACAAAGTGGGTTGATAACTACAACGTCCCCATTTTCACTACCAACATCGCTGCTACTCGTAAAATCTCCAAGCAAGTAAGCGAGAGAGGAGGCGGGCTTCCATCTGTTCAAGCAATGGCTCTTGCTCATGATGAAGGCATAATCGAGGTGGCTTGTAATTTGCTTGAACCAACTAAAGTGAGCGGCAAAATGGTGCAGCTGGAAGTTGAAAGGCTTGCACAAAACGAGTGCTTAGCTGTGGGGGAAGGATACTTCACAGACCTCTCGCAGGAGGCCATAATTCAAAGGTACCTCAAATTGCTTTCTGGGTAA
- the LOC111777686 gene encoding QWRF motif-containing protein 3 isoform X1, translated as MKNVNESLVSDQLHRPRRPKSREVSSRFLSPASATDTAAPSSSPTQPLSPTHRNSRFSSFDARKHRSQDGSLFVHGLWPSSKRFDTLADHLGNERFKDEKPTGSNGIPFVDKQRGSRELSNLESEKECAKENDKPIIGGSLRYCGKIQGKYVSSSSSKLPVQSSESGRLSVDENALFGRSSRRRSENFKNSFDLDPDGSPTMLGKMPTIICRRAGIMVPSKYMNDVPSRRLQRGSSDSSVPNPVSLEGSPTAKKTHGKNPIQRSNSISGHGSSTSQWALSPGRSGSPPMSVESKEKPMSFSSLKPVRTPSKAATGMEKLLNLGLDLFKSRKSSISITSPIGFAVSDSVHQLRVFHNRLVQWRFANARARSASVNLASLAEKNLTIACYDIAILQQSVQQKKLQLQKEKLQFKLNFIVHSQLKPLESWGGMERQHLAAVSMTKDCLHSVICRVPLIEGAKIDAETMSMALRQACDLLVSMKSMISGHAPRAKETACLLSDLAKVVIQERLVLEEVFELHKAISVLEMEERSLKCGIIQMKTEQYHHHHHLQQQLQEQGEEKLAGLLHE; from the exons ATGAAGAATGTCAATGAATCACTCGTTTCCGATCAGCTTCACAGACCCAGAAGACCCAAATCTCGTGAAGTGAGTTCAAGATTTCTCTCGCCGGCGTCTGCCACTGACACCGCCGCACCCTCGTCGTCTCCCACTCAACCTCTGTCACCCACTCACCGGAATTCAAGATTCAGTTCATTTGATGCTCGTAAGCACCGAAGCCAAGATGGGTCATTATTCGTTCATGGACTTTGGCCTTCTTCTAAGAGATTCGATACTCTTGCTGATCATCTCGGAAATGAACGATTCAAGGATGAAAAACCCACCGGCAGTAATGGTATTCCGTTCGTCGATAAACAGAGAGGCTCCCGGGAGCTGAGTAATCTCGAATCGGAAAAGGAATGCgctaaagaaaatgataaaccGATTATTGGGGGTTCTTTGAGATACTGCGGGAAAATACAGGGGAAATACGTGAGCTCTTCGTCGTCGAAATTGCCGGTTCAGAGTTCGGAATCTGGGAGACTGTCGGTCGATGAGAATGCTCTGTTTGGAAGATCATCAAGACGGCGATCGGAAAATTTCAAGAACAGTTTTGACTTGGACCCAGATGGGTCTCCGACGATGTTGGGCAAAATGCCGACCATAATCTGCCGGAGGGCCGGTATAATGGTCCCTTCGAAGTATATGAACGATGTACCATCAAGAAGGCTTCAAAGGGGTTCTTCAGATTCAAGCGTCCCAAACCCTGTTTCATTAGAGGGTTCGCCAACAGCGAAGAAAACTCATGGGAAAAACCCAATTCAACGATCTAATTCAATCTCCGGACATGGGAGCTCCACGTCGCAGTGGGCATTGTCGCCTGGACGGTCAGGTTCGCCGCCGATGTCAGTGGAGAGCAAAGAAAAGCCGATGTCGTTTTCTAGTTTAAAACCTGTAAGAACTCCATCAAAAGCCGCAACGGGTATGGAGAAGTTGCTTAACTTGGGATTGGACTTGTTCAAGAGTAGAAAATCATCGATTTCCATCACATCCCCAATTGGGTTTGCAGTATCAGATAGTGTTCATCAACTCAGAGTGTTTCATAATCGACTGGTGCAGTGGCGTTTCGCCAATGCTAGAGCTCGTTCCGCCAGTGTAAACTTGGCTAGTCTAGCAGAG AAAAATTTGACGATTGCCTGCTATGATATCGCTATATTGCAGCAGTCTGTGCAGCAAAAGAAGCTGCAGCTCCAGAAAGAAAAGCTTCAATTCAAGTTGAATTTCATTGTCCATTCTCAA CTGAAGCCATTGGAGAGCTGGGGAGGTATGGAGAGGCAACATTTGGCTGCAGTTTCAATGACCAAAGATTGTCTGCATTCTGTTATCTGCAGGGTACCGCTGATCGAAGGAGCAAAG ATTGACGCAGAAACAATGTCGATGGCATTGAGACAAGCTTGTGATCTGTTAGTGTCAATGAAGTCAATGATATCAGGACACGCCCCACGG GCGAAGGAAACTGCTTGCTTGCTGTCAGACTTAGCCAAAGTGGTGATTCAAGAGAGATTGGTTCTAGAGGAAGTGTTTGAACTCCACAAAGCCATATCAGTACTAGAG ATGGAAGAAAGGAGTTTGAAATGTGGGATTATCCAAATGAAAACAGAgcaatatcatcatcatcatcatctgcAGCAGCAGCTACAAGAACAAGGCGAAGAGAAGCTTGCAGGATTGTTACATGAATGA
- the LOC111777686 gene encoding QWRF motif-containing protein 3 isoform X2, giving the protein MKNVNESLVSDQLHRPRRPKSREVSSRFLSPASATDTAAPSSSPTQPLSPTHRNSRFSSFDARKHRSQDGSLFVHGLWPSSKRFDTLADHLGNERFKDEKPTGSNGIPFVDKQRGSRELSNLESEKECAKENDKPIIGGSLRYCGKIQGKYVSSSSSKLPVQSSESGRLSVDENALFGRSSRRRSENFKNSFDLDPDGSPTMLGKMPTIICRRAGIMVPSKYMNDVPSRRLQRGSSDSSVPNPVSLEGSPTAKKTHGKNPIQRSNSISGHGSSTSQWALSPGRSGSPPMSVESKEKPMSFSSLKPVRTPSKAATGMEKLLNLGLDLFKSRKSSISITSPIGFAVSDSVHQLRVFHNRLVQWRFANARARSASVNLASLAEQSVQQKKLQLQKEKLQFKLNFIVHSQLKPLESWGGMERQHLAAVSMTKDCLHSVICRVPLIEGAKIDAETMSMALRQACDLLVSMKSMISGHAPRAKETACLLSDLAKVVIQERLVLEEVFELHKAISVLEMEERSLKCGIIQMKTEQYHHHHHLQQQLQEQGEEKLAGLLHE; this is encoded by the exons ATGAAGAATGTCAATGAATCACTCGTTTCCGATCAGCTTCACAGACCCAGAAGACCCAAATCTCGTGAAGTGAGTTCAAGATTTCTCTCGCCGGCGTCTGCCACTGACACCGCCGCACCCTCGTCGTCTCCCACTCAACCTCTGTCACCCACTCACCGGAATTCAAGATTCAGTTCATTTGATGCTCGTAAGCACCGAAGCCAAGATGGGTCATTATTCGTTCATGGACTTTGGCCTTCTTCTAAGAGATTCGATACTCTTGCTGATCATCTCGGAAATGAACGATTCAAGGATGAAAAACCCACCGGCAGTAATGGTATTCCGTTCGTCGATAAACAGAGAGGCTCCCGGGAGCTGAGTAATCTCGAATCGGAAAAGGAATGCgctaaagaaaatgataaaccGATTATTGGGGGTTCTTTGAGATACTGCGGGAAAATACAGGGGAAATACGTGAGCTCTTCGTCGTCGAAATTGCCGGTTCAGAGTTCGGAATCTGGGAGACTGTCGGTCGATGAGAATGCTCTGTTTGGAAGATCATCAAGACGGCGATCGGAAAATTTCAAGAACAGTTTTGACTTGGACCCAGATGGGTCTCCGACGATGTTGGGCAAAATGCCGACCATAATCTGCCGGAGGGCCGGTATAATGGTCCCTTCGAAGTATATGAACGATGTACCATCAAGAAGGCTTCAAAGGGGTTCTTCAGATTCAAGCGTCCCAAACCCTGTTTCATTAGAGGGTTCGCCAACAGCGAAGAAAACTCATGGGAAAAACCCAATTCAACGATCTAATTCAATCTCCGGACATGGGAGCTCCACGTCGCAGTGGGCATTGTCGCCTGGACGGTCAGGTTCGCCGCCGATGTCAGTGGAGAGCAAAGAAAAGCCGATGTCGTTTTCTAGTTTAAAACCTGTAAGAACTCCATCAAAAGCCGCAACGGGTATGGAGAAGTTGCTTAACTTGGGATTGGACTTGTTCAAGAGTAGAAAATCATCGATTTCCATCACATCCCCAATTGGGTTTGCAGTATCAGATAGTGTTCATCAACTCAGAGTGTTTCATAATCGACTGGTGCAGTGGCGTTTCGCCAATGCTAGAGCTCGTTCCGCCAGTGTAAACTTGGCTAGTCTAGCAGAG CAGTCTGTGCAGCAAAAGAAGCTGCAGCTCCAGAAAGAAAAGCTTCAATTCAAGTTGAATTTCATTGTCCATTCTCAA CTGAAGCCATTGGAGAGCTGGGGAGGTATGGAGAGGCAACATTTGGCTGCAGTTTCAATGACCAAAGATTGTCTGCATTCTGTTATCTGCAGGGTACCGCTGATCGAAGGAGCAAAG ATTGACGCAGAAACAATGTCGATGGCATTGAGACAAGCTTGTGATCTGTTAGTGTCAATGAAGTCAATGATATCAGGACACGCCCCACGG GCGAAGGAAACTGCTTGCTTGCTGTCAGACTTAGCCAAAGTGGTGATTCAAGAGAGATTGGTTCTAGAGGAAGTGTTTGAACTCCACAAAGCCATATCAGTACTAGAG ATGGAAGAAAGGAGTTTGAAATGTGGGATTATCCAAATGAAAACAGAgcaatatcatcatcatcatcatctgcAGCAGCAGCTACAAGAACAAGGCGAAGAGAAGCTTGCAGGATTGTTACATGAATGA
- the LOC111777530 gene encoding probable galacturonosyltransferase 10 — translation MRRRPPDFRRPARRRLSNAFWWTLCFVAVLLFVFILSKGSQIESRPVLIKRSYRHERIMEGLNITEEMLNPSSIARQISDQISLAKAFVVIAKESSNLQFAWELSAQIRNSQILLSNAATRRAPLSITEAETAIRDMALLLYQAQQLHYDSATMIMRLKAKIQTLDENVSSVSEKSSKYGQIAAEEVPKSLYCLGVRLTTEWFRNLNVQRKFNEKRQIDTKLKDNDLYHFCVFSDNILATSVVVNSTALNSKNPDRIVFHLITDEVNYAAMKAWFSMNNFRRVTVDVQKFEDFSWLNASYVPVLKQLQDSDTQNYYFSGNGGDSRTPIKFRNPKYLSMLNHLRFYIPEVFPALKKVVFLDDDIVVQKDLSDLFSINLNGNVNGAVETCMETFHRYHKYLNYSHPLIREHFDPDACGWAFGMNVFDLVEWRKRNVTGIYHYWQEKNVDRTLWKLGTLPPGLLTFYGLTEPLDPSWHVLGLGYTNIDPKVIEKGAVLHFNGNSKPWLKIGIEKYKPLWEKYVDYTHPLLQSCNFH, via the exons ATGAGGCGGAGGCCCCCGGATTTCCGAAGGCCTGCCAGGAGAAGATTATCCAACGCCTTTTGGTGGACTCTGTGTTTTGTTGCGGTTTTGCTTTTCGTTTTCATTCTCAGTAAAGGGAGTCAGATTGAGTCCAGGCCTGTCTTAATAAAG AGATCATATAGACATGAAAGAATTATGGAAGGCCTCAACATTACTGAAGAAATGTTGAACCCCAGTTCAATTGCCCGGCAAATCAGTGACCAAATTTCTCTAGCAAAAGCATTCGTTGTGATTGCAAAAGAGAGCAGCAATCTCCAGTTTGCTTGGGAATTAAGTGCCCAAATCCGGAATTCACAGATCCTCCTCTCAAATGCTGCAACAAGGAGAGCACCTCTGAGTATTACAGAAGCAGAAACTGCAATACGGGACATGGCACTGTTGCTCTACCAAGCCCAGCAACTTCATTACGATAGTGCAACCATGATCATGAGACTGAAAGCTAAAATCCAGACTCTTGATGAGAATGTGAGCTCTGTCAGtgaaaaaagttcaaaatatgGACAAATTGCTGCTGAAGAAGTCCCCAAAAGTTTGTACTGCCTTGGCGTTCGCTTGACCACTGAATGGTTCAGAAACTTGAATGTACAGAGGAAGTTCAATGAAAAGAGGCAAATAGATACGAAACTTAAAGATAATGATCTCTACCATTTCTGTGTTTTCTCTGACAACATCCTCGCGACTTCAGTTGTTGTCAACTCGACTGCTTTGAATTCAAAAAATCCTGATAGGATTGTTTTCCATCTCATAACTGATGAGGTCAATTATGCAGCAATGAAGGCCTGGTTTTCAATGAACAATTTTAGAAGGGTGACTGTTGATGTGCAAAAGTTTGAGGATTTTAGCTGGTTAAATGCTTCCTATGTCCCAGTACTCAAGCAACTTCAAGACTCGGATACTCAGAACTATTACTTTTCAGGTAACGGCGGTGACAGTCGGACTCCCATCAAGTTTCGGAATCCAAAATATCTTTCAATGCTCAACCATCTCAGGTTTTATATTCCAGAAGTTTTTCCTGCTCTTAAAAAAGTTGTGTTTCTTGATGATGATATTGTGGTCCAGAAAGATCTTTCTGATCTTTTCAGCATTAATTTGAATGGTAATGTAAATGGAGCTGTGGAGACATGCATGGAGACCTTTCACAGATATCATAAGTACTTGAACTACTCCCACCCCCTTATCAGGGAACATTTCGATCCCGATGCGTGCGGATGGGCATTCGGGATGAATGTCTTCGACTTAGTAGAGTGGAGGAAGAGAAATGTTACGGGCATCTACCATTATTGGCAGGAAAAGAATGTAGACCGGACACTATGGAAACTTGGTACCCTGCCGCCTGGACTGCTTACATTCTATGGATTGACAGAACCATTGGATCCCTCATGGCATGTGCTAGGATTGGGCTACACAAATATCGATCCTAAGGTGATCGAGAAGGGGGCTGTGCTTCATTTTAATGGTAACTCGAAGCCATGGTTGAAGATTGGGATAGAGAAGTACAAGCCCCTTTGGGAGAAATACGTTGATTATACTCATCCTCTATTGCAAAGCTGCAACTTCCATTGA